In a single window of the Streptacidiphilus sp. P02-A3a genome:
- a CDS encoding MFS transporter, translating into MPETGNLAEAKADPQRWKALAFIAIAQLMVVLDATVVNIALPHAQASLHISDADRQWVITAYSLAFGGLLLFGGRISDLWGRKRAFIIGLVGFALASALGGSAVNEAMLLGARALQGVFGALLAPAALSLLTVTFTESKERAKAFGIFGAIAGAGGAVGLILGGVLTQYANWRWALFINIGFAVVAAIGAVLFIHEPEGARNRSRLDIPGVLLATTGLVALVYGFTKASTSGWGAGTTIGLFVAAAVLLVSFVVVEARVKAPLLPLRVITERNRGGAYLSLGLAIIGMYGLFLFLTYYLQENKGYSPVMTGVAFLPMIAGMITGSTQIGARLMNRVPPRYLMAPGFVVAALGMLILTQLSVTSSYATVVLPGLVLLGLGMGTAFMPAMSLSTYGVRATDAGVASAMTNTSQQVGGSIGTALLSTIAVNATTSFMKSHHGNPAYLAQGAIHGYVEAIWFAVGILIVSAVISYTLITAGREAVAPVTGGVGEEIADVAPMMMH; encoded by the coding sequence ATGCCTGAAACCGGCAACCTCGCAGAAGCAAAGGCTGATCCCCAGCGCTGGAAGGCGCTGGCCTTCATCGCCATAGCCCAGCTCATGGTGGTGCTCGACGCCACCGTGGTCAACATCGCCCTGCCGCACGCCCAGGCGTCGCTGCACATCTCCGACGCCGACCGGCAGTGGGTGATCACCGCCTACAGCCTGGCCTTCGGCGGCCTGCTGCTCTTCGGCGGACGCATCTCCGACCTGTGGGGACGCAAGCGCGCGTTCATCATCGGCCTGGTCGGCTTCGCCCTGGCCTCCGCCCTCGGCGGCTCGGCCGTCAACGAGGCGATGCTGCTCGGCGCCCGCGCCCTCCAGGGTGTCTTCGGCGCGCTGCTCGCCCCGGCCGCGCTCTCGCTGCTCACGGTCACCTTCACCGAGTCCAAGGAGCGCGCCAAGGCGTTCGGCATCTTCGGTGCCATCGCCGGCGCCGGTGGCGCCGTCGGCCTGATCCTGGGCGGGGTGCTCACCCAGTACGCCAACTGGCGCTGGGCGCTGTTCATCAACATCGGCTTCGCCGTGGTCGCGGCCATCGGCGCGGTGCTCTTCATCCACGAGCCCGAGGGTGCCCGCAACCGCAGCCGGCTCGACATCCCCGGCGTGCTGCTGGCCACCACCGGCCTGGTCGCCCTGGTCTACGGCTTCACCAAGGCGTCCACCAGCGGTTGGGGCGCGGGCACGACCATCGGCCTGTTCGTCGCCGCCGCGGTCCTGCTGGTCTCCTTCGTGGTGGTGGAGGCCCGGGTCAAGGCCCCGCTGCTGCCGCTGCGGGTGATCACCGAACGCAACCGCGGTGGTGCCTACCTGTCGCTCGGCCTGGCCATCATCGGCATGTACGGCCTGTTCCTCTTCCTGACGTACTACCTGCAGGAGAACAAGGGCTACAGCCCGGTGATGACCGGTGTGGCCTTCCTGCCGATGATCGCGGGCATGATCACCGGCTCGACCCAGATCGGCGCCCGGCTGATGAACCGGGTCCCGCCGCGCTACCTGATGGCCCCCGGCTTCGTGGTCGCCGCGCTGGGCATGCTGATCCTCACCCAGCTGTCGGTCACCAGTTCCTACGCGACCGTGGTCCTGCCCGGCCTGGTGCTGCTCGGCCTGGGCATGGGCACCGCGTTCATGCCCGCCATGAGCCTGTCCACCTACGGGGTGCGGGCGACGGACGCGGGTGTCGCCTCGGCGATGACCAACACCTCGCAGCAGGTGGGCGGTTCGATCGGCACGGCGCTGCTCAGCACCATCGCCGTGAACGCCACCACCAGCTTCATGAAGTCCCACCACGGCAACCCGGCGTACCTCGCCCAGGGCGCGATCCACGGTTACGTGGAGGCGATCTGGTTCGCGGTCGGGATCCTGATCGTGTCCGCCGTGATCAGCTACACGCTGATCACCGCGGGCCGCGAGGCCGTCGCCCCGGTCACCGGCGGCGTCGGCGAGGAGATCGCCGACGTGGCACCGATGATGATGCACTGA
- a CDS encoding RtcB family protein — translation MSYTEVPGVRVPIRMWTDPAAVEGQAMQQLRNISTLPWIAGLAVMPDVHLGKGATVGSVIAMRGAVCPAAVGVDIGCGMSAVKTTLTARDLPDNLSRLRDRIERAIPVGRAAHAEAVDPTKLHGYPVAGWNDFWSRFDQVAPQVHWRRERAMSQLGSLGSGNHFLEFCLDTAGGVWLMLHSGSRNIGKELAEHHMDVARSLPHNQGLVDRDLAVFIADTPQMAAYRQDLFWAQEYAKHNRAVMMALFQNVVRREFTRARVGFEQVISCHHNYVSEEVYGGQELLVTRKGAIRAGSGEFGIIPGSMGTGSYIVKGLGNEAAFNSASHGAGRKMSRNAAKRRFGVRDLEEQTRGVECRKDSGVVDEIPGAYKPIEQVMAQQTDLVEVVAQLKQLVCVKG, via the coding sequence ATGTCGTACACCGAAGTCCCCGGCGTCCGGGTGCCCATCCGGATGTGGACCGATCCGGCCGCCGTCGAGGGCCAGGCGATGCAGCAGTTGCGCAACATCTCCACGCTGCCGTGGATCGCGGGCCTCGCCGTGATGCCCGACGTGCACCTGGGCAAGGGGGCCACCGTCGGCTCGGTCATCGCCATGCGGGGGGCGGTCTGCCCGGCCGCCGTCGGCGTCGACATCGGCTGCGGGATGAGCGCGGTGAAGACCACGCTCACCGCCCGCGACCTGCCGGACAACCTCTCCCGGCTGCGTGACCGGATCGAGCGCGCGATCCCGGTCGGCCGGGCCGCGCACGCGGAGGCGGTCGATCCGACCAAGCTGCACGGCTACCCGGTGGCGGGCTGGAACGACTTCTGGTCGCGGTTCGACCAGGTCGCGCCGCAGGTGCACTGGCGGCGGGAGCGGGCGATGTCGCAACTGGGCTCGCTCGGCTCGGGCAACCACTTCCTGGAGTTCTGCCTGGACACGGCGGGCGGGGTCTGGCTGATGCTGCACTCCGGCTCCCGCAACATCGGCAAGGAACTCGCCGAGCACCACATGGACGTGGCCCGCTCGCTGCCGCACAACCAGGGCCTGGTCGACCGCGACCTGGCGGTCTTCATCGCGGACACCCCGCAGATGGCCGCCTACCGGCAGGACCTGTTCTGGGCGCAGGAGTACGCCAAGCACAACCGGGCGGTGATGATGGCGCTCTTCCAGAACGTGGTCCGCAGGGAGTTCACCCGAGCCCGGGTCGGCTTTGAGCAGGTGATCAGCTGTCACCACAACTACGTCAGCGAAGAGGTCTACGGCGGACAGGAGTTGCTGGTCACCCGGAAGGGCGCGATCCGGGCGGGCTCCGGGGAGTTCGGGATCATCCCGGGGTCCATGGGTACCGGCTCCTACATCGTCAAGGGCCTTGGCAACGAGGCGGCCTTCAACTCGGCCTCGCACGGCGCCGGACGCAAGATGAGCCGCAACGCGGCGAAGCGGAGGTTCGGGGTGCGGGACCTGGAGGAGCAGACCAGGGGTGTGGAGTGCCGCAAGGACTCCGGCGTGGTCGACGAGATCCCGGGCGCCTACAAGCCGATCGAGCAGGTCATGGCCCAGCAGACCGACCTGGTCGAGGTCGTCGCCCAGTTGAAGCAACTGGTCTGCGTGAAGGGCTGA
- a CDS encoding TetR/AcrR family transcriptional regulator, whose product MTDLATKTDLATRTGAPRLRADATRNRERIVAAAQEAFVEFGAEVALDEIARRAGVGNATLYRHFPDRRELSRSVVLAVFDTMATQAETMLAEVPEAFDALAQVVHGAVDGNVGALCPMLAEWMDPGEPELMAAQDRLDTAVEAIIAKAQAEGSLRQDIGAGDILTVAAQIARPLPGALPADHNKSVHRSLQLFLDGLRAPARSVLPGRPTTLQDLRRDCAVRTDC is encoded by the coding sequence ATGACCGACCTGGCCACCAAGACCGACCTGGCCACCAGGACCGGCGCTCCCCGACTGCGCGCGGACGCCACCCGCAACCGCGAGCGCATCGTCGCCGCGGCGCAGGAGGCGTTCGTCGAGTTCGGTGCGGAGGTCGCACTCGACGAGATCGCCCGCCGGGCCGGGGTCGGCAACGCCACGCTGTACCGGCACTTCCCCGACCGGCGGGAGCTCTCCCGCAGTGTTGTGCTCGCTGTGTTCGATACCATGGCGACACAGGCCGAGACCATGCTGGCCGAGGTGCCGGAGGCGTTCGACGCGCTGGCGCAGGTGGTCCACGGCGCGGTCGACGGGAACGTCGGTGCCCTGTGCCCGATGCTCGCCGAGTGGATGGACCCGGGGGAACCCGAGCTCATGGCCGCGCAGGACCGCCTCGACACCGCGGTTGAGGCCATCATCGCCAAGGCCCAGGCGGAGGGCAGCCTCCGGCAGGACATCGGCGCCGGTGACATCCTCACCGTCGCCGCCCAGATCGCGCGCCCGCTCCCGGGCGCACTACCCGCTGACCACAACAAGTCCGTGCACCGCAGCCTCCAGCTCTTCCTGGACGGCCTGCGCGCACCGGCCCGCTCCGTTCTCCCCGGGCGGCCGACCACTCTCCAGGACCTGCGCCGCGACTGCGCGGTGCGGACCGACTGCTGA
- a CDS encoding pitrilysin family protein: protein MADLAPSSTNGFVISEHTLDNGLRVVLSEDHLTPVAAVCLWYDVGSRHEVKGRTGLAHLFEHLMFQGSASVPGNGHFELVQGAGGSLNGTTSFERTNYFETMPAHQVELALWLEADRMGSLLTALDLSGLDNQRAVVKNERRQRYDNVPYGTAFERLVAMAFPDGHPYHHTPIGSMADLDAATLADAQDFFTTYYAPNNAVLAVVGDIDPEQTLAWIEKYFGSIPAHDGKRPPRDGSTIVRDGAPLREHLVEEVPSRALMAAYPLPQDGTRESDAADLALTILGSGESSRLYNRLVRHDRSAVTAGFGLLRLAGAPSLGWLDAKTSGEATVEAVEAAVDEELARFAAEGPTPEELERAQAQIEREWLDRLETVNGRADELCRFAVLFGDPKLVNSALDKVLDITAEEVRRVAADHLTPGNRAVLTYEPAAPEAAAATEASDADEDAHA, encoded by the coding sequence ATGGCCGACCTGGCCCCCAGTTCCACCAACGGATTCGTCATCAGCGAGCACACCCTGGACAACGGGTTGCGGGTGGTGCTCTCAGAGGACCACCTCACCCCGGTCGCCGCCGTGTGCCTCTGGTACGACGTCGGTTCGCGTCACGAGGTCAAGGGTCGTACCGGTCTCGCGCACCTCTTCGAGCACCTGATGTTCCAGGGCTCGGCCTCGGTCCCCGGCAACGGGCACTTCGAGCTGGTGCAGGGGGCCGGTGGCTCGCTGAACGGCACCACCAGCTTCGAACGCACCAACTACTTCGAGACCATGCCCGCCCATCAGGTCGAGCTGGCGCTGTGGCTGGAGGCCGACCGGATGGGCTCGCTGCTCACCGCGCTCGACCTGTCCGGCCTGGACAATCAGCGCGCCGTGGTGAAGAACGAGCGCCGCCAGCGGTACGACAACGTCCCCTACGGCACCGCCTTCGAGCGGCTGGTGGCGATGGCCTTCCCGGACGGCCACCCGTACCACCACACCCCGATCGGCTCCATGGCCGACCTGGACGCGGCCACCCTGGCCGACGCCCAGGACTTCTTCACCACCTACTACGCGCCCAACAACGCGGTGCTGGCGGTGGTCGGCGACATCGACCCCGAGCAGACCCTGGCCTGGATCGAGAAGTACTTCGGTTCGATCCCCGCGCACGACGGCAAGCGCCCGCCGCGCGACGGCAGCACCATCGTCCGCGACGGCGCGCCGCTGCGCGAGCACCTGGTCGAGGAGGTGCCCTCGCGGGCGCTGATGGCGGCCTACCCGCTGCCGCAGGACGGCACCCGCGAGTCCGACGCCGCCGACCTGGCGCTGACCATCCTCGGCTCGGGCGAGTCCAGCCGGCTCTACAACCGGCTGGTCCGGCACGACCGGAGCGCGGTCACCGCCGGGTTCGGCCTGCTGCGGCTGGCCGGAGCGCCGTCGCTGGGCTGGCTGGACGCGAAGACCTCGGGTGAGGCGACGGTCGAGGCGGTCGAGGCGGCCGTCGACGAGGAGCTCGCCCGCTTCGCCGCCGAGGGGCCCACCCCCGAGGAGTTGGAGCGCGCGCAGGCGCAGATCGAGCGGGAGTGGCTGGACCGGCTGGAGACGGTGAACGGGCGCGCCGACGAACTGTGCCGGTTCGCGGTGCTGTTCGGCGACCCCAAGCTGGTGAACTCGGCGCTGGACAAGGTCCTCGACATCACCGCCGAGGAGGTGCGGCGGGTCGCCGCCGACCACCTGACGCCGGGGAACCGCGCCGTCCTCACCTACGAGCCAGCCGCTCCCGAAGCCGCAGCCGCCACCGAAGCCTCCGACGCCGATGAGGACGCCCACGCATGA
- a CDS encoding sensor histidine kinase produces MTEYTENPVLWALVVLLLATAALVVRQRKAARAFQREMDALREHYSDLEHHYAQSVEAAQEQAEDATKTVLKSAMRTLQGLAAEQQLILSRLQSKYGESVILQDLLEVDHTNSQFGRRAQSIAVLCDGWLGRHRDVASVYDVVRSAQGRVRHFRRVEILSQVDFGVTSRAVEPVALALAELLDNATSYSSPDTVVEINIRTVPKGVVIVVDDAGVGMNDEERARAERLLSTERVSGVAGLGNPPQFGLPVIGVLCERFGFEVSVDSSSPYGGVRAVLLLPHELLTGMPERKAPAPTMSSAMPPAAAPVPVGADSGSVAQSTADGLPRRHRKRPMAIVPGSEREPAALGSARSGVETAAIMGAFQRGTRSGRATHASDTDQTSSLRGASSEGHEFT; encoded by the coding sequence ATGACGGAATACACCGAGAACCCAGTGCTCTGGGCTCTTGTCGTCCTCCTCCTCGCCACGGCGGCACTCGTCGTCCGGCAGCGCAAGGCGGCCAGGGCGTTTCAGCGGGAGATGGATGCCCTCAGGGAGCACTACTCCGATCTTGAGCACCACTACGCGCAGTCCGTCGAGGCGGCCCAGGAACAGGCCGAGGACGCCACCAAGACCGTGCTGAAGTCCGCCATGCGGACCCTGCAAGGCCTCGCCGCCGAACAGCAGTTGATCCTCTCCCGACTGCAGAGCAAGTACGGCGAGTCGGTCATCCTCCAGGACCTGCTGGAGGTCGACCACACCAACTCCCAGTTCGGCCGCCGCGCACAGTCCATCGCCGTGCTGTGCGACGGCTGGCTGGGCCGTCACCGCGATGTCGCCTCGGTCTACGACGTGGTCCGCAGCGCGCAGGGCCGGGTCCGGCACTTCCGGCGGGTGGAGATCCTGTCCCAGGTGGACTTCGGCGTCACCAGCCGGGCCGTCGAACCGGTCGCCCTGGCCCTCGCCGAGCTGCTCGACAACGCGACCAGCTACTCCAGCCCGGACACCGTCGTCGAGATCAACATCCGGACCGTGCCCAAGGGCGTGGTCATCGTCGTCGACGACGCCGGTGTCGGCATGAACGACGAGGAACGGGCCCGCGCCGAGCGGCTGTTGAGCACCGAGCGGGTCTCCGGCGTCGCCGGGCTCGGCAATCCGCCGCAGTTCGGCCTGCCGGTGATCGGTGTGCTCTGCGAGCGCTTCGGCTTCGAGGTGTCGGTGGACTCGTCCTCGCCCTACGGCGGCGTGCGGGCGGTGCTGCTGCTGCCGCACGAACTGCTCACCGGCATGCCCGAGCGGAAGGCGCCCGCCCCCACCATGTCCTCCGCGATGCCCCCCGCCGCCGCGCCGGTCCCGGTCGGTGCCGACTCCGGCTCGGTCGCGCAGTCGACCGCCGACGGTCTGCCCCGGCGGCACCGCAAGCGGCCGATGGCGATCGTTCCCGGCAGCGAGCGCGAGCCCGCCGCCCTCGGCTCCGCCCGCTCCGGCGTGGAGACCGCGGCGATCATGGGCGCCTTCCAACGGGGCACCCGGTCGGGTCGGGCCACACACGCGAGTGACACCGACCAGACGAGCAGCCTTCGTGGTGCAAGCAGTGAAGGACATGAGTTCACATGA
- a CDS encoding pitrilysin family protein, whose protein sequence is MTITSAMTFHPRPEPGPATPWAFPAPTRSTLPNGLTVLRCDRPGQQLVAVDLLLDAPLAAEPAELDGVATILARAFSEGTETLTAEEFAAELERAGATLDAHADHTSLRLALEVPASRLERGLRLLADAVRAPALPDDEIERLVANRLDEITHELANPSRRAAFAFYDELFDAADRLSRPRAGTADSVKGIDRAAVAAFYAAHVRPATATVVVVGDFTGVDFDAVLADTLGDWTGDPAAASVAAPVVGDDTGRVVIVDRPGSVQTQLLIGRIGPDRHDPSWAAQILGTYCLGGTLTSRLDRVLREEKGYTYGVRAFAQPLRSAPDGRGRALLAISGSVDTESTAPALADTWTILRTLAAEGLTDEERDVAVQNLVGVAPLRYETASAVCATLADQVEQGLPDDYQAQVYRKLAATDTAAATAAVVAAFPPDRLVTVLVGDAASIAASVKELGIGEVTVVSA, encoded by the coding sequence ATGACCATCACCTCCGCCATGACGTTCCACCCGCGCCCCGAGCCCGGCCCGGCGACCCCCTGGGCGTTCCCCGCGCCCACCCGCAGCACCCTGCCCAACGGCCTGACCGTGCTCCGCTGCGACCGCCCCGGACAGCAGCTGGTCGCGGTGGACCTGCTGCTCGACGCGCCGCTGGCGGCCGAACCGGCCGAGCTCGACGGCGTGGCGACCATCCTCGCCCGGGCCTTCTCCGAGGGCACCGAGACGCTGACCGCCGAGGAGTTCGCGGCCGAGCTGGAGCGGGCCGGGGCCACCCTGGACGCTCACGCCGACCACACCTCGCTGCGGCTCGCGCTGGAGGTCCCGGCCTCCCGCCTGGAGCGCGGCCTGCGGCTGCTCGCCGACGCGGTCCGCGCCCCGGCGCTGCCGGACGACGAGATCGAGCGGCTGGTCGCCAACCGCCTCGACGAGATCACCCACGAGCTGGCCAACCCGTCCCGGCGGGCCGCCTTCGCCTTCTACGACGAGCTGTTCGACGCCGCCGACCGGCTGTCGCGCCCCCGGGCCGGGACCGCCGACTCGGTCAAGGGCATCGACCGCGCGGCCGTCGCCGCCTTCTACGCGGCGCACGTCCGCCCGGCGACGGCCACCGTCGTGGTCGTCGGCGACTTCACCGGCGTCGACTTCGACGCGGTGCTCGCGGACACCCTCGGCGACTGGACCGGCGACCCGGCCGCCGCCTCCGTGGCCGCGCCGGTGGTCGGCGACGACACCGGACGGGTGGTCATCGTCGACCGCCCCGGCTCGGTGCAGACCCAGCTGCTGATCGGCCGGATCGGCCCGGACCGGCACGACCCGTCCTGGGCCGCGCAGATCCTCGGCACCTACTGCCTCGGCGGCACCCTCACCTCGCGGCTGGACCGGGTGCTGCGCGAGGAGAAGGGCTACACCTACGGCGTCCGCGCCTTCGCCCAGCCGCTGCGCTCGGCGCCGGACGGCCGCGGCCGGGCGCTGCTGGCCATCTCCGGTTCGGTGGACACCGAGTCCACCGCCCCAGCGCTGGCCGACACCTGGACCATCCTGCGGACCCTGGCCGCCGAGGGGCTCACCGACGAGGAGCGCGACGTCGCGGTGCAGAACCTGGTCGGCGTGGCGCCGCTGCGCTACGAGACCGCCTCGGCGGTCTGCGCGACCCTGGCGGACCAGGTCGAGCAGGGCCTGCCGGACGACTACCAGGCGCAGGTCTACCGGAAGTTGGCGGCCACCGACACCGCCGCGGCTACCGCCGCCGTGGTCGCCGCCTTCCCACCGGACCGGCTGGTCACCGTACTTGTCGGTGACGCCGCGTCAATTGCCGCGTCGGTCAAGGAGCTCGGCATCGGCGAGGTCACCGTCGTCAGCGCCTGA
- a CDS encoding MFS transporter produces the protein MKADTADTARTSAGQPTGIGGALSRMGEALNRRDFRWWFGSQVLSSSGSMTQAVALSWVVLQQTGNAFWLSVLSLCTWGPLLLLGAWAGTLVDRHDRRRLLLATQLLLTLSGLALSLLTATHLLALWLILVISVLSGVVTTVDSPARQVYVVDLVGTKAVASAVGLWEVALNASRVLGPALGGALLATVGPAACFLANAISFLPPLYVLWRMVPQPDRAAGRRARPAKEPGAIRSGLRYAWRTPVIRACLPLSTASGMLFAMGIALPLLATRALHLGGGGYGALMAAFGLGALPGALLAAGTVTPTGPRVRVLALATGGSVLLTAWAPYLVVAFGAMALTGFTSIWFIATTNTLVQLESRPEMRGRVMSLWGMAMTGTLPLTGFLVSGVGESLGARAGFSVSGTALLLAALLGWRALSGDR, from the coding sequence TTGAAAGCTGACACGGCGGACACCGCCCGGACATCCGCCGGGCAGCCCACCGGTATAGGCGGGGCGCTCTCCCGCATGGGCGAGGCCCTGAACCGCCGCGACTTCCGCTGGTGGTTCGGCAGCCAGGTGCTCTCCTCCTCCGGCAGTATGACCCAGGCCGTCGCGCTGTCCTGGGTGGTGCTCCAGCAGACCGGCAACGCCTTCTGGCTGAGCGTGCTCAGCCTGTGCACCTGGGGTCCGCTGCTGCTGCTCGGCGCCTGGGCCGGAACCCTGGTCGACCGCCACGACCGGCGTCGGCTGCTGCTCGCGACCCAGCTCCTGCTCACCCTGTCCGGGCTCGCGCTGAGCCTGCTGACCGCCACGCACCTGCTCGCGCTGTGGCTGATCCTGGTCATCTCGGTCCTGTCCGGGGTGGTCACCACCGTCGACTCCCCGGCCCGCCAGGTCTACGTGGTGGACCTGGTCGGCACCAAGGCCGTGGCCAGCGCGGTCGGCCTGTGGGAGGTCGCCCTCAACGCCTCCCGGGTGCTCGGCCCCGCCCTCGGCGGCGCGCTGCTGGCCACGGTCGGACCCGCGGCCTGCTTCCTCGCCAACGCGATCTCCTTCCTGCCGCCGCTGTACGTGCTGTGGCGGATGGTCCCGCAGCCCGACCGAGCCGCCGGCCGCCGCGCCCGCCCCGCGAAGGAACCCGGCGCGATCCGCTCCGGGCTGCGCTACGCCTGGCGGACCCCGGTCATCCGGGCCTGCCTGCCGCTCTCCACCGCCAGCGGGATGCTGTTCGCCATGGGCATCGCGCTGCCGCTGCTGGCCACCCGCGCGCTGCACCTGGGCGGCGGCGGCTACGGCGCGCTGATGGCCGCCTTCGGCCTCGGCGCGCTGCCCGGCGCGCTGCTCGCCGCCGGGACGGTCACCCCGACCGGGCCACGGGTGCGGGTGCTGGCGCTGGCCACCGGCGGCTCGGTGCTGCTCACCGCCTGGGCGCCCTACCTGGTGGTGGCTTTCGGCGCGATGGCGCTGACCGGGTTCACCTCGATCTGGTTCATCGCCACCACCAACACCCTGGTCCAGTTGGAGTCCCGGCCGGAGATGCGCGGCCGGGTGATGAGCCTGTGGGGCATGGCGATGACCGGGACCCTCCCCCTGACCGGTTTCCTGGTCTCCGGCGTCGGCGAGTCGCTCGGGGCCCGCGCCGGGTTCTCCGTCTCCGGCACCGCGCTGCTGCTGGCCGCGCTGCTCGGCTGGCGCGCCCTGTCCGGCGACCGCTGA
- a CDS encoding MFS transporter, which produces MPRPSRGSASYRAVLALPHARALFTAATLARLGYGLLGLPLLLSVHAGTGSYAVAGTASGLFGLVGAVVGPARARLVERRPGTLPLLATGYTALLALTALAGAVGVAPWLAITLVATAGAIAPPVGPLARTRWGVLAADQAQRQCALSLDTVGESTAFAVGPALGGGLIATASAPLALAVCAGLTAVGFSALAAVLRRAPAPGRAAAAGPGTDAARPPLRAPGLAAALAAVTGSGCALAVLEIAAVATWGAAATGWLLALSSLGGVVGGLVYGRQGWSLPLGRRLTLLAAAGAGCYALPALAPLLPVAAPALLAAGAFGDTLLITAYLLVDERVAAGARTEAGAWVNTGYNLGSALGSGGAGMLLDAAGHRAVLLAAAVAAGAGALGAVASGRGALHSPPAAGAGSGADDGDLADAELLDRRGN; this is translated from the coding sequence ATGCCACGCCCCTCCCGGGGCAGCGCGTCCTATCGCGCTGTCCTGGCACTGCCCCATGCCCGTGCCCTGTTCACCGCCGCGACGCTGGCCCGGCTCGGCTACGGGCTGCTCGGCCTCCCGCTGCTGCTGTCGGTCCACGCCGGGACCGGCTCCTACGCCGTCGCCGGTACCGCCTCCGGGCTGTTCGGCCTGGTCGGCGCGGTGGTCGGACCGGCCCGCGCGCGACTGGTGGAGCGGCGCCCCGGCACCCTGCCGCTGCTGGCCACCGGTTACACGGCGCTGCTCGCGCTGACCGCGCTCGCGGGCGCCGTCGGCGTCGCGCCCTGGCTCGCGATCACTCTCGTGGCCACCGCCGGAGCGATCGCCCCGCCGGTCGGGCCACTGGCCCGGACCCGGTGGGGCGTGCTGGCGGCCGACCAGGCCCAGCGGCAGTGCGCGTTGAGCCTGGACACCGTCGGCGAGTCGACTGCCTTCGCGGTGGGCCCGGCGCTCGGCGGCGGACTGATCGCCACCGCCTCCGCCCCGCTCGCGCTGGCGGTCTGCGCCGGACTGACCGCCGTCGGCTTCAGCGCGCTGGCCGCCGTACTGCGCCGCGCCCCGGCTCCGGGCCGGGCGGCCGCGGCCGGGCCCGGAACCGATGCCGCCCGGCCGCCGCTGCGCGCCCCGGGCCTCGCCGCCGCGCTGGCGGCGGTGACCGGCTCCGGCTGCGCGCTCGCGGTACTGGAGATCGCGGCCGTCGCCACCTGGGGCGCCGCCGCCACCGGTTGGCTGCTGGCGCTGTCCTCCCTCGGCGGCGTGGTCGGCGGCCTGGTCTACGGCCGACAGGGCTGGAGCCTGCCCCTCGGCCGCCGGTTGACGCTGCTGGCCGCCGCCGGGGCCGGGTGCTACGCGCTGCCCGCGCTGGCGCCGCTGCTGCCGGTCGCGGCCCCGGCGCTGCTGGCCGCCGGGGCGTTCGGCGACACCCTGCTGATCACCGCGTACCTGCTGGTGGACGAGCGGGTGGCGGCGGGCGCCAGGACCGAGGCGGGGGCGTGGGTGAACACCGGCTACAACCTCGGCTCGGCGCTGGGCTCCGGCGGCGCCGGGATGCTGCTGGACGCCGCCGGGCACCGCGCGGTCCTGCTGGCCGCCGCCGTGGCGGCCGGGGCCGGGGCGCTCGGCGCGGTGGCGAGCGGACGCGGAGCCCTCCACTCGCCACCGGCCGCGGGCGCCGGGTCAGGCGCTGACGACGGTGACCTCGCCGATGCCGAGCTCCTTGACCGACGCGGCAATTGA